Proteins from a genomic interval of Neodiprion lecontei isolate iyNeoLeco1 chromosome 2, iyNeoLeco1.1, whole genome shotgun sequence:
- the LOC107223950 gene encoding uncharacterized protein LOC107223950 codes for MLKGCRSLGLDYPRSQPPMAYSILYHILQLVVILISIVNKSVSHTAREVYHYVAEDPVPDFVLCRECGGDLADSHYLVNRLSPEALIKSNQTLFGREEIEVQLLSNPLGIQFYVFTTSSAKCVSIGENWHNDFSWFPGYAWKLCFCSQCGSHVGWMFEPLKTATEDRSLPSAEGFYALVLDSVISETFSNSLLVVPKLYRN; via the exons atGCTGAAAGGCTGTCGCAGTTTGGGCCTGGATTATCCTAGGAGCCAACCACCAATGGCGTACTCCATTTTGTATCATATCCTGCAACTTGTAGTCATACTGATTTCAATTGTAAACAAATCCGTGTCACACACGGCAAGAGAAGTTTATCATTACGTTGCAGAAG ATCCAGTCCCGGATTTTGTTCTGTGTCGTGAATGTGGTGGTGATTTGGCTGATTCTCACTACCTAGTAAATCGACTAAGCCCGGAAGCTTTAATAAAAAGTAACCAGACTCTATTTGGCAGAGAAGAAATAGAGGTTCAGCTCTTGTCGAATCCATTGGGGATTCAGTTTTATGTATTTACTACATCGTCTGCTAAGTGCGTAAGCATTGGTGAAAAT TGGCACAACGACTTTTCCTGGTTTCCTGGATATGCCTGGAAGCTTTGCTTCTGTAGTCAATGTGGATCCCATGTGGGATG GATGTTTGAGCCTTTGAAAACGGCGACGGAAGATAGAAGTTTACCATCAGCCGAAGGCTTCTATGCATTAGTACTGGACAGTGTAATAAGTGAAACTT tTTCTAACTCGTTATTAGTCGTTCCAAAATTATATAGGAATTAA
- the LOC107223971 gene encoding 60S acidic ribosomal protein P1, translated as MTSKAELACVYAALILADDDVAVTGEKIQTILKAASVEIEPYWPGLFAKSLEGVNIKDLITNIGSGVGAAPAGAVAAAAAPASGDAAPAKKEEKKEEPDEESDDDMGFGLFD; from the exons atgaCTTCGAAAGCCGAACTCGCTTGCGTGTACGCCGCGTTGATCCTCGCCGACGACGATGTTGCCGTTACG GGTGAAAAGATCCAAACTATCTTGAAGGCAGCCAGTGTAGAGATTGAACCATACTGGCCAGGACTTTTTGCCAAATCTCTTGAGGGTGTCAATATTAAGGACCTCATCACTAACATTGGGTCTGGAGTTGGCGCTGCTCCAGCTGGTG CTGTGGCTGCTGCAGCCGCTCCTGCCAGCGGTGATGCCGCTCCAGCGAagaaggaagagaagaaagaagaaccAGATGAGGAATCTGATGACGACATGGGATTCG gtCTCTTCGACTAA
- the LOC124292910 gene encoding putative nuclease HARBI1, producing the protein MANMQDMFNFYDQIEEMNNMIEVVAMVNVGPNDEDEGEVQRAPKRYIRDGQNPFEFYSEQEFKRRFRFSKDGIMYGILPRIEAALVSANNRGLPIPPVMQLLICLRFYATASFQLVNGDLMTISQSTVSRIIHRVSAQIASLIHAIIKFPSTEAAMIANRDLFRQLGARREGIGLPGVDGAIDCTHIRLCHTKFADLQEVYRNRKGYFSLNVQAVVGPNMEFLDVVPEWPGSNHDSRIFQNSRIYMRYHERQLTGTLVGDAGYPCLPFLLTPLANPITDAQQRYNNVQSRTRQIVERTFGVWKRRFPCLSRGLGTKLLCSTTIVVACAVLHNLSLTLDNALPEDNRIEEEEADELPPQAPHWQPGEGFAIREALIERLFI; encoded by the exons ATGGCGAATATgcaagatatgtttaatttctACGATCAGAtcgaagaaatgaataatatgatTGAGGTGGTTGCAATGGTCAACGTTGGGCCGAATGACGAAGACGAGGGTGAAGTACAGCGAGCTCCGAAGAGATACATCAGAGATGGTCAAAACCCGTTCGAGTTTTATTCCGAGCAGGAGTTCAAACGGCGATTCCGATTTTCAAAGGATGGTATTATGTACGGAATACTACCTAGAATTGAAGCTGCCTTAGTCAGTGCCAATAATCGTGGTCTACCAATTCCACCTGTCATGCAATTATTAATATGTCTACGATTTTACGCTACCGCTAGCTTTCAA CTCGTCAACGGAGATCTGATGACTATATCGCAGTCTACAGTATCGAGGATAATACACAGAGTATCGGCTCAAATTGCATCATTGATTCACgcaattatcaaatttcctaGTACGGAAGCTGCTATGATCGCAAACAGAGATCTATTCAGACAACTTGGTGCACGCAGGGAGGGTATCGGTTTACCTGGCGTTGATGGCGCTATCGACTGCACTCACATTCGATTATGTCATACGAAATTTGCAGACCTGCAGGAGGTTTATAGGAATCGTAAGGGATATTTTTCCCTCAATGTACAG GCAGTTGTCGGACCCAATATGGAATTCTTGGATGTGGTTCCGGAATGGCCTGGAAGTAACCATGACAGTCGaatattccaaaattcacGAATTTACATGCGGTATCATGAGAGACAACTTACTGGAACCCTGGTTGGAGATGCCGGCTATCCGTGCTTGCCATTTCTGCTGACTCCACTGGCAAATCCAATTACAGATGCTCAACAAAG GTATAACAACGTACAAAGCAGAACAAGgcaaattgttgaaagaaCATTTGGAGTTTGGAAGCGACGTTTTCCTTGCCTATCCCGAGGTTTGGGAACCAAATTGTTGTGCTCTACCACAATTGTTGTAGCTTGTGCCGTACTACACAATTTATCACTAACATTGGATAATGCTCTTCCGGAAGATAATCGcatcgaggaagaagaagcggATGAATTGCCACCTCAAGCACCGCATTGGCAGCCTGGAGAGGGTTTTGCAATACGCGAAGCTCTAATCGAACGgttattcatttaa